The Montipora capricornis isolate CH-2021 chromosome 3, ASM3666992v2, whole genome shotgun sequence genome includes the window CTTATTTCTCAAACGCCGAGCGTGGGAACTGGCCATAGGAGGTAGCAGGTTAGCCAGTTTGTGGTGTTCATTACCTACAatatcttcaaataatttaatagatAATGACTCACGTCTCTCTGAAAGTGTTGGAATTCCGGCCTTATCCATTGCCTCACAATACGATAAACTAGGAAAGATTATTCTCATGGCGCGCCTCTGAATATGTTCGATGTCATCAGACAAATATTTCGGGAGACGACGATGGGATATGTGACGTGAGAAGTCTAGGACTGATGTAATGACACTATAATGAAGAGCTAACGGGTCATCGGGGCTTATGCCGGCTCTCTTTAGCTGACTCAAGAGATACAATCGACGTGAGGCTTTTGAGGTGATAGTATCCACGTAATCGGTCCATTTCAAGTCAGAACAGGTTGACCTTTCTCTCTGCATTTATAACACTAAAAACACCGGTAGACCTACAAATTAGGGCCTCTCCAAGGAAGACATTGACAGACCTTTGACACATTTCGCTCGCTTTACCTAAGTGATGCTCGAAAAGCTACCATAAGTCAAGGAATTTATATTGGAAGATCTTTGAACACAAGTAATCGTGATACAAAAGAATCCTCAAGTTCGTCTTACCACGAGGACGAAGGATGTTCACAACTTCACATGTAACTTAAATAAGAGGACGCTGGAAAGGCGCGAgataaaaacttcaaaatatacaGTTAGTTTCACTGGACACCTATTCAGCTGTAGAACTCCAACAGAATAGAATGTGTTCTCCTAACTTCcaaaattaaataagaaaataaatcgATCTGGAAATTACCATGAAAAAAGGATATGATTAAAGGAAGTAAATTAACCAATTGATGAATTTACAAACCAGGTATTGAAGGAGGAAGGCCGAATCAGCCATGCCATCCGGCTTACTTTTATCAGTTGACCAATTTGCGGGAACAATTCTCTAGCCGAGAAAACATGATTGTTGGtgtgtatttttttcctttgaccaATTTTCCATTACAAAATTAAGGCCTCGTACTtcttaaaaaagaagaaaacaaactacACTCCGACCCAGACCCTGTCCTTGTCCCTAGTCTCACGTATTTCTCTACAACCTGtcaacattttaattttgtcCGTTGTCCGATGGTTTACACAATACACAGTGCTTCATAGCAAAGAGTTGTTACAGAAAATAATGCCTGTCATGCAAAAAACACGCGACTAGTTTTCATTAAATCTCTCGACGTTTCTGACAAAACAGGCTCAAGATATGTAGGGTTAAGTTCAACTAAAGTAGAATTTCTTAATAATAGTGAACAATATAAAAACAATACCCTGTTTCCGTCTCGAAACACGGTCGAATGATAGTTATTGTATGCCCCTTGAAAACTTGATGTTCTCAAAACCAGCAAATAAGCTACGACGGAAGCTTTCCGTCTGGGCCGGGCTAATATTTTCTTAACCTTTAATTTCAACGTTTGTACTTGCTTTTACTTCATGTTTTCTGTCTTTCCGTCTTGAAATAAAACCCAGAGGAAAAAATGCTTTGCATGCTGTCTACAATGCAAGAGTCCCCTGTATGTGATACAAATCTAGCCGTTCACTTCCCTAACTCTACTGATACTTTGAGATTACAGCGAAGTACAAGTTCAGAGGGCCTGACAACAGAACTGCAAAAACTTCAAATAGGAGACGAAAGTTACCTGCCATCTTCAGAGACAACAAGCACAACGTCCTCCAATGGTAAAGACGAGAAGTCTCAGTTGCAGAAGGCCAAACTAAACGCTTTTTTAGAAGAATGTAATCTGGAGCGCCTTGGAAGGCGCTGGAAGGACTGGGATCAAGCCAACCAACGAACCCAACGACGATATGTTGAGAAGTCGTCTGAAATTGTCAAGTCTGTGTTGTCCGTAGTATACCCTGACAACTATGGTCAGTTGTGGAAGGAATTAAATATTTCTACAATGGTAGATAAGATTATGGGTACAAATCAGACTTCCGATAATATTTATCTTGATGCCTTGGCGGAGGCCTACAAGAACGCAACTAGCTGGGACACCCGCCGTCAAGTACTGTCAATCATGACTGGAGTGTCGAGTCATAAAGAAATTTTAAGGCACATCCCGGGGCTAACCCAATATAGATACAGTATCGCGAATCTTCATCGTCTGCAGTATGGTTGCGCAGCTCCTGTCCCCTTACGTCATGCCCCACGACTTAAGATTGACAGGAAGCAATTGGACCATTTCCTAAGTTTTATCACGAGCCCACACTTAGTACAAGACCTACCATTTGGTGAAAAAACCCTCAAATTGTCCACCGGTCAAGTCATTAACGTTCCCAATGTTATCAGGACAATGATACCACAAAGGATAGCAAAGCAGTACACCCTTTACTGCTCAGAAAGTGGATTTGTCCCATTCAGTGAGCGGACAATGTTACGTATCTTGTCCGAATGCTCTGCGTCAGTTCGCAAATCCCTTCAAGGCTTGGATTACATTGCTGCTGAGGGTGCAAGAGCCTTCGACGACCTGTTGGAGCTTATTAAAGCTACCCGAGAAACAGAAGCCATGCAGTTTGCAGACACCCTGAAAGCTGGAAAACTGTACTTGAAAGGAGACTATAAGGTAAAGTTTTAATTACCTCTTAAGTGGCACTAGGCTGAAAGCAGAAGAAAACCGCTCGACAATTCTATTCTCTGTTTGAATGCGAAGAAAACTAGTCTCGTTGTAGTAACTCAAACTGTACTTTTCAAAGGCATTTTCGTTTGCAAAAGTCAGGGAAAAATTAACCGATCTAATTTGATATTCTGAGCTATGAAGAAAAGAAACCAACAAATGCAAAGCAATTTATTACAGTATGTACCCCCATTTTCCATAGCTCTTAATAAACTATTAGAGAAACAATATGTGGGAGGAGAGCTTATTGAACATTGTTCCTTGTAAGTAAATTAtttgtcaatttttggattTAAGGTTCACGTGAGTGAAGAGTCTCATGTAGCAGAGCATTGTAGTAGATTTGCCTTGAGCGACAGCACCGACACAGACTTCAAGCAACAGTGCAATCATAACCACGACGAGAGGTGTGACCAGTGTGATACCCTCACTGCAACTCTCTCttctattgagaaggaattagTTGAGGCTTCCTACCCGTGTGACGAAGATCGAGACGAGACGCTATACCTTTTCTACAATGCGCAACGTTCCATTCAGACTTGGAAGTGCCATCAGCAGCCATCAGTGCTGATTGTAAATGACTGGGCCATGAAATTCCTCCCTCAAATGTACAGAGAATCACAGTCAGATTGGTTTGGGAAAAGGGGAATCTCATGGCACATCTCAGTGGTTTACCGTCGAGTCCATGATGAACTGCAGTCGCAGGGATTTATTCACATCATTCAGTCATGCGCCCAGGACAGCTCTGCAGTTGTCACAATCATGCAGCACGTTCTACACACTCTCAAAAGCGATCATCCCAACATCATAAAGGCTTTCTTTCGGCAAGATAATGCCGGATGTTACCATTCGTCAGCGACAATCCTTGCTTGCCCAGCTATTCAAGCATCGACTGGAGTTAAAGTGGCTGGAATAGACTTTAGTGACCCACAAGGTGGCATGGGGGCTGCTGATAGAATGGCTGCAACCGCCAAGAGCCATATACGCAAGTATATAAGCGAAGGGAATGACGTTACCAATGCTCAACAAATGAGAGTGGCTCTTCTTTCGTATGGAGGCCTCGAGGGTGTGAGAATTGTTGCGGTTGAGCGCCTTGAGGAACATTCGTTGAGCATCGAGAAGAGTAAAATACCAGGGATAAGCAAGTTAAACAACTTTCGCTTCATTGGTGGAACACTTGTGACAACTCGAGCCTATAGTGTAGGGAAAGGGAAAGAAATTGCTCTAAACTTGAGTACAGGTTAGAAAATACTTAATTTTTATGCTCGCGTTTTGGTAACATTCTATATCAGCTTTGATGCTTCCTTGAATGCGATTCATGATACTCACTGCCTTCGTGTGTTGGGGCCAAAAGGAAACAGTGCTCCAACGCGCTATTCAGTTGACTTgttcttttaattaatttcaaaatCGATACGACGAGGTGAAGTAATTTAAATTCGCTAGTAAAAGAATTTCAGCTTCAAATTAACGGGTTGCGCAAAGTAAATACGAAGTAAATACATGTTACTAGAGAGAAAAAGCAAATAGGTATCAACAAGACAGATACAAGCTACAAAGTAAGCAGAAACGACTAGTTCAAGGATGCCTACACATATACGGCTTTAAAAAGGGACTAGCTCTATAAAGTGGAAAGTACAATAGGCGTTGACTTCTTCACCTAAGTACAAGACTAACACTAATGAAATTTCTGGGATAAAAGGCGAAGTTAACCAAAAACCGAAAACAAGAGATGCTAAAAATGCGGTAGCAACACGTGTTTAGGTTTTTTTTCGTGTTCAATGCAAACGCACAAGTTAAAAGAGAGACAATTGCTGTTTCGTCACGATAGTCTCGCCATAAAATATATGGGTAGTACTGAACAAA containing:
- the LOC138041674 gene encoding uncharacterized protein — encoded protein: MTDFSLETITDPSSVEDASHQLVVRDVVSPCGTRSPDSSEQEAEERRSTSSEGLTTELQKLQIGDESYLPSSETTSTTSSNGKDEKSQLQKAKLNAFLEECNLERLGRRWKDWDQANQRTQRRYVEKSSEIVKSVLSVVYPDNYGQLWKELNISTMVDKIMGTNQTSDNIYLDALAEAYKNATSWDTRRQVLSIMTGVSSHKEILRHIPGLTQYRYSIANLHRLQYGCAAPVPLRHAPRLKIDRKQLDHFLSFITSPHLVQDLPFGEKTLKLSTGQVINVPNVIRTMIPQRIAKQYTLYCSESGFVPFSERTMLRILSECSASVRKSLQGLDYIAAEGARAFDDLLELIKATRETEAMQFADTLKAGKLYLKGDYKVHVSEESHVAEHCSRFALSDSTDTDFKQQCNHNHDERCDQCDTLTATLSSIEKELVEASYPCDEDRDETLYLFYNAQRSIQTWKCHQQPSVLIVNDWAMKFLPQMYRESQSDWFGKRGISWHISVVYRRVHDELQSQGFIHIIQSCAQDSSAVVTIMQHVLHTLKSDHPNIIKAFFRQDNAGCYHSSATILACPAIQASTGVKVAGIDFSDPQGGMGAADRMAATAKSHIRKYISEGNDVTNAQQMRVALLSYGGLEGVRIVAVERLEEHSLSIEKSKIPGISKLNNFRFIGGTLVTTRAYSVGKGKEIALNLSTDPGNNWLNVPFSAGGFRSPTSKTTHRKDSSKANTSTDVFSCPREGCVRVFQRLSSLERHLSLEKCTRTLERQSLFDLAKTQYATHLQEGVGAIPTLKSQGPIVPKEAIPNVHEGWALKETKKAYRFNDAQRAYLEAKFNIGKSTGRKVDAEEVAKEMRRSVGSDGKRLFNVSEFLTPQQVISFFSRLAAKSREKINPRDEDLRAHEEEMNYAAARCDILSKLHLEHPIVYDQYNICTMAKNGTLKTLKLGLLQLLCESFELETPAVKLRKKTPYLTLLENLVSSCSCSRPSLK